One window of the Klebsiella sp. WP3-W18-ESBL-02 genome contains the following:
- a CDS encoding YbaB/EbfC family nucleoid-associated protein, which yields MFGKGGLGNLMKQAQQMQDKMQKMQEEIAQLEVTGESGAGLVKVTINGAHNCRRVEIDPSLLEDDKEMLEDLVAAAFNDAARRIDETQKEKMASVSSGMQLPPGFKMPF from the coding sequence ATGTTTGGTAAAGGCGGTCTGGGTAACCTGATGAAGCAGGCCCAGCAGATGCAAGACAAAATGCAGAAAATGCAGGAAGAAATCGCCCAGCTGGAAGTCACCGGCGAATCTGGTGCAGGTCTGGTCAAAGTGACCATCAACGGCGCGCACAACTGCCGTCGCGTTGAAATCGACCCAAGCCTGCTGGAAGACGACAAAGAGATGCTGGAAGATCTCGTTGCTGCGGCGTTCAACGATGCGGCGCGCCGTATTGATGAAACCCAGAAAGAGAAAATGGCCTCTGTATCCTCCGGTATGCAGCTGCCGCCAGGCTTCAAGATGCCGTTCTGA
- the dnaX gene encoding DNA polymerase III subunit gamma/tau, whose translation MSYQVLARKWRPQTFADVVGQEHVLTALANGLSLGRIHHAYLFSGTRGVGKTSIARLLAKGLNCETGITATPCGVCDNCREIEQGRFVDLIEIDAASRTKVEDTRDLLDNVQYAPARGRFKVYLIDEVHMLSRHSFNALLKTLEEPPAHVKFLLATTDPQKLPVTILSRCLQFHLKALDVEQIRHQLEHILDEEHIAHEPRALQLLARAADGSLRDALSLTDQAIASGEGQLTTVSVSEMLGTLDDDQALSLIEALVAADGERTMALVNEAALRGVDWEALLVEMQSLLHRIAMVQLSPAALGSDMAAIEQRMRNLARTVPPTDVQLYYQTLLIGRKELPYAPDRRMGIEMTLLRALAFHPNAPLPEPERPQQSFAPAATPVTQPSAPMPASAPMTPPPAAPLPDSTNQVLAARRQLQQQQGNQGATTPKKSEPAAASRARPVNNAALERLASVTDRVQARPAPSALTQPAAKKEAYRWKATTPVAEVKKEEVATPKALKKALEHEKTPELAAKLAAESLERDPWAAEVSQMALPKLVEQVALNAWKEHNGNAVCLHLRPTQRHLNSPGARQKLAEAMSTLYGVPVELTIVEDDNPAVRTPLEWRQAIYEEKLAQARESIIADNNIQTLRRFFDADLDEESIRPI comes from the coding sequence ATGAGTTATCAGGTCTTAGCCCGAAAATGGCGCCCACAAACCTTTGCTGACGTCGTCGGCCAGGAACATGTGCTGACCGCACTGGCGAACGGCTTATCGTTAGGGCGCATTCATCACGCATATCTCTTTTCCGGCACCCGTGGCGTCGGGAAAACCTCTATCGCCCGTTTGCTGGCGAAGGGGCTGAACTGCGAAACCGGCATTACCGCCACGCCGTGCGGCGTGTGTGATAACTGCCGCGAAATTGAACAGGGGCGTTTCGTCGACTTAATTGAGATCGATGCCGCCTCGCGAACCAAAGTTGAAGATACCCGCGACCTGCTGGATAACGTCCAGTACGCGCCCGCGCGCGGCCGCTTTAAGGTGTATCTCATCGATGAAGTGCACATGCTCTCCCGCCACAGCTTCAACGCGCTGTTGAAGACGCTGGAGGAGCCGCCTGCGCACGTCAAATTCCTGCTGGCGACGACCGATCCGCAAAAGCTGCCGGTGACTATTCTGTCGCGCTGCCTGCAGTTCCACCTGAAGGCGCTGGACGTTGAGCAGATTCGTCATCAGCTTGAACATATCCTCGATGAAGAGCATATCGCCCACGAGCCTCGCGCCCTGCAGCTGCTGGCGCGTGCGGCGGATGGCAGCCTGCGTGACGCCTTAAGCCTCACCGATCAGGCGATTGCCAGCGGCGAAGGCCAGCTAACGACCGTCTCCGTCAGTGAGATGCTCGGTACCCTGGACGACGACCAGGCGCTGTCACTCATTGAAGCGCTGGTGGCCGCCGACGGCGAGCGGACGATGGCGCTGGTCAACGAGGCCGCGCTGCGAGGCGTTGACTGGGAGGCGCTGCTGGTTGAAATGCAGAGCCTGCTGCACCGTATCGCGATGGTTCAGCTGTCGCCTGCGGCACTGGGTAGCGATATGGCGGCCATTGAACAGCGGATGCGCAACCTGGCGCGCACCGTGCCGCCGACCGACGTGCAGCTGTACTACCAGACGCTACTGATTGGTCGCAAAGAGCTGCCGTACGCGCCGGACAGGCGTATGGGCATTGAAATGACTCTGCTTCGCGCGCTGGCGTTCCATCCGAACGCGCCGCTGCCGGAGCCGGAAAGGCCGCAGCAGTCCTTTGCGCCTGCCGCTACGCCGGTTACGCAACCGTCAGCGCCGATGCCTGCTTCTGCGCCAATGACGCCGCCGCCTGCTGCTCCGCTTCCTGATTCAACGAATCAGGTGCTGGCTGCGCGCCGTCAGCTGCAACAGCAGCAGGGCAATCAGGGAGCAACCACCCCAAAAAAGAGTGAACCGGCAGCCGCTTCCCGCGCGCGGCCGGTGAATAACGCCGCGCTGGAAAGACTGGCTTCGGTGACCGATCGCGTTCAGGCGCGCCCGGCACCGTCCGCGTTGACCCAACCGGCGGCGAAGAAAGAGGCTTACCGCTGGAAAGCCACCACGCCGGTTGCAGAGGTGAAAAAAGAGGAAGTCGCCACGCCGAAGGCGCTGAAGAAAGCGCTGGAGCATGAGAAGACGCCTGAGCTGGCGGCTAAGCTTGCGGCGGAGTCTTTAGAACGCGACCCGTGGGCAGCGGAGGTGAGCCAGATGGCGCTGCCGAAGCTCGTCGAACAGGTGGCGCTCAACGCGTGGAAGGAACACAACGGCAACGCGGTATGCCTGCACCTGCGCCCGACTCAGCGACACCTTAATTCGCCCGGCGCCAGGCAGAAGCTTGCCGAAGCGATGAGCACTTTATACGGTGTGCCTGTTGAATTGACCATCGTGGAAGATGATAATCCGGCGGTGCGTACGCCGCTGGAGTGGCGGCAGGCTATTTATGAAGAGAAACTCGCGCAGGCGCGCGAGTCGATCATCGCGGATAATAATATTCAGACCCTGCGTCGATTCTTCGATGCCGATCTGGATGAAGAGAGTATTCGCCCCATTTGA
- the apt gene encoding adenine phosphoribosyltransferase, producing MTATAQQLEYLKNSIQSIQDYPKPGILFRDVTSLLEDPKAYALSIELLVEKYKDAGITKVVGTEARGFLFGAPVALAMGVGFVPVRKPRKLPRETIAESYELEYGTDQLEIHVDAIKPGDKVLVVDDLLATGGTIEATVKLIRRLGGEVHDAAFIINLFDLGGEQRLEKQGITSYSLVNFPGH from the coding sequence ATGACCGCAACTGCACAGCAGCTTGAATATCTGAAAAACAGCATCCAGAGCATCCAGGATTATCCGAAACCTGGCATTCTTTTCCGCGATGTCACCAGCTTACTGGAAGACCCGAAAGCCTACGCGCTCAGCATTGAATTGCTGGTTGAGAAATACAAAGACGCCGGTATTACCAAAGTGGTGGGTACCGAAGCGCGTGGTTTCCTGTTTGGTGCACCTGTTGCGCTGGCAATGGGCGTAGGTTTTGTCCCGGTGCGCAAACCGCGCAAGCTGCCGCGCGAAACGATCGCCGAAAGCTATGAACTGGAGTACGGCACCGATCAGCTGGAAATCCACGTTGATGCAATCAAACCGGGCGACAAAGTTCTGGTGGTTGACGATCTGCTGGCTACCGGCGGGACTATCGAAGCGACGGTTAAATTGATCCGCCGTCTGGGTGGCGAAGTGCACGATGCGGCCTTCATCATCAACCTGTTCGATCTGGGCGGCGAACAGCGCCTGGAAAAACAGGGTATCACCAGCTACAGTCTGGTGAATTTCCCGGGTCACTAA
- a CDS encoding DUF454 family protein, whose product MQRTILIIIGWLAVALGTIGVVLPLLPTTPFILLAAWCFARSSPRFHHWLLYRSWFGGYLRHWQRYKAMPPGAKPRAIAVILLTFGVSLWLVEMTWVRVLLLMILAGLLVFLWRIPVVDAEQQKS is encoded by the coding sequence ATGCAGCGTACTATTTTAATCATTATTGGCTGGCTGGCGGTAGCCCTCGGCACCATCGGGGTGGTTCTGCCGCTGCTGCCGACGACGCCATTTATTCTGCTGGCTGCCTGGTGCTTTGCGCGCTCGTCGCCGCGCTTCCATCACTGGCTGCTTTATCGCTCCTGGTTTGGCGGCTACCTGCGCCACTGGCAGCGCTATAAGGCGATGCCGCCGGGGGCCAAACCGCGCGCCATCGCGGTGATTTTGCTGACGTTTGGCGTTTCTCTGTGGCTGGTGGAGATGACGTGGGTGCGCGTGCTGCTGCTGATGATCCTCGCCGGGTTGCTGGTTTTTCTTTGGCGAATCCCGGTGGTTGATGCAGAACAACAAAAGTCATGA
- the priC gene encoding primosomal replication protein N'' — protein sequence MKTALLLQTLEQQLARLQTRIAPLAAHATLSARFDRQLFQTRSTRMQAYLDEAQAHFEELKHAVDRQQLPQVAWLAERLAAQIEAISRESEAWSLRMWDSPSPGLRRWQRKRLETQEFERRLLEMKQQRQQQYQQATTLEDQQRLAREITAFDGRLTRCRQALEEIERILARIAR from the coding sequence GTGAAAACGGCCCTGCTTTTACAAACGCTGGAACAACAGCTTGCGCGGCTTCAGACGCGCATTGCGCCCCTTGCTGCGCACGCCACGCTGAGCGCGCGCTTTGACCGCCAGCTTTTCCAGACGCGCAGCACCAGAATGCAGGCCTACCTCGATGAAGCCCAAGCGCATTTTGAGGAGCTTAAGCACGCCGTTGATCGGCAGCAGCTGCCGCAGGTCGCCTGGCTCGCCGAACGCCTGGCGGCGCAAATTGAGGCCATCAGCCGCGAGAGCGAAGCCTGGTCACTGCGCATGTGGGATAGCCCCTCACCCGGCCTGCGCCGCTGGCAGCGTAAAAGGCTGGAAACGCAGGAGTTTGAACGTCGTCTGCTGGAGATGAAGCAGCAGCGCCAGCAGCAATATCAGCAGGCTACAACGCTTGAGGATCAGCAGCGTCTGGCGCGCGAAATCACTGCCTTTGACGGTCGCCTTACCCGCTGCCGCCAGGCGCTCGAGGAAATTGAACGAATACTGGCGCGTATCGCGCGCTAG
- the rsmS gene encoding pleiotropic regulatory protein RsmS, with protein MSLENAPDDVKLAVDLIELLESNHIAPEIVLSALEMVRKDYINKLKSRPDEAP; from the coding sequence ATGTCGCTGGAAAATGCGCCCGATGACGTCAAGCTAGCGGTCGATTTGATCGAACTGCTGGAGAGCAACCATATCGCCCCGGAAATTGTGCTCAGCGCGCTGGAGATGGTGCGCAAAGATTACATCAACAAGCTGAAAAGCCGCCCGGACGAAGCGCCATAG
- the mscK gene encoding mechanosensitive channel MscK, with product MLHNIRPRGTISAFIIIAVCFLFTMAAAQARAINGNDIPDRADVQDQLTALNNKKDLTPQDKLVQQDLTETLQLLDKIDAVKAESTALQKQIDQAPMKLRQATDNLNALSDVDNDDETRKTLSTLSLRQLEARVSQSVDDLQNAQNDLATYNSQLVSLQTQPERVQNSMNAASQQLLQVRNSLNGSTVGDALRPTEQAKLLVQKSLLDAEIELQRKSLAGNTVLQDTLQKQRDYVTAYSNRLEHQLQLLQEAVSSKRLTLSEKTAAETASPEETARIQGNPLVKQELEINHQLSQKLITATESGNQLVQQNIKVKTWLDRALQSERNVKEQIAVLKGSLLLSRILYQQQQTLPSADELEDMTTRIADLRLEQFEINQQRDALFQSDDFVAKLEEGHSSEVDSEVHDALLQIVDARREMLDLINKQLGSQLMMAINLQINQQQLMSVSKSLKSILTQQIFWVNSNKPMDWDWIKSFPEALKDQFKSMKITVNWEKAWPAVFIAFLAGLPLLLIAGLIRWRLQWLRNYQDKLGDQVGNLRNDSQMHTPKAIFIDLIRALPVVLLILAVGLILLTMQLNISALLWAFSKKLAMYWLVFGLCWKVLEKNGVAVRHFNMPEQLTSHWRRQIVRISLALLPLHFWSVVSELSPLNLMDDVLGQFVILLNLLVITALMWPMCRESWRDKESHSLRLITMTVLALVPVGLMVLTATGYFYTTLRLSGRWIETVYLVIFWNLLYQTVLRGLSVAARRIAYRRAVARRQNLVKEGAEGAEPQEEPAIALEQINQQTLRITMLVMVALFGVMFWAIWSDLITVFSYLDSITLWHYNGTEAGASVVKNVTMGSLLFAIIASMVAWALICNLPGLLEVLVLSRLNMRQGASYAITTILNYVIIAVGAMTVFGSLGVSWDKLQWLAAALSVGLGFGLQEIFGNFVSGLIILFERPVRIGDTVTIGTFSGTVSKIRIRATTITDFDRKEVIIPNKAFVTERLINWSLSDTITRVVIRLGVAYGSDLTKVKEVLLKAAMEHPKVMHDPEPSVFFTAFGASTLDHELRLYVRELRDRSYTVDELNRTIDRLCRENDINIAFNQLEVHLHNEKGDEVTEVKRDSKNDGKDLIAD from the coding sequence ATGCTGCATAATATCCGCCCACGGGGCACGATTTCCGCATTTATCATTATTGCTGTCTGCTTTCTGTTTACGATGGCCGCGGCGCAGGCGCGCGCGATTAACGGCAATGATATTCCTGACCGCGCCGATGTCCAGGATCAGCTGACCGCCCTCAATAATAAGAAAGACCTGACGCCGCAAGATAAGCTGGTACAACAGGATCTCACGGAAACCCTGCAACTTCTCGATAAAATCGACGCGGTGAAGGCGGAATCGACAGCACTGCAAAAGCAGATCGATCAGGCGCCGATGAAGCTGCGCCAGGCGACCGATAATCTCAACGCCCTGAGCGACGTCGACAATGACGATGAAACGCGCAAGACGCTGAGCACGCTCTCGCTGCGCCAGCTGGAAGCTCGAGTTTCCCAGTCGGTTGACGATCTGCAAAATGCGCAAAACGATCTCGCGACTTACAACAGCCAACTGGTCTCACTACAAACCCAGCCCGAGCGCGTCCAGAACTCGATGAACGCGGCCTCGCAGCAGCTGCTGCAGGTGCGCAACAGCCTCAACGGCAGCACCGTCGGCGATGCGCTGCGCCCCACGGAGCAGGCCAAACTGCTGGTGCAAAAATCGCTGCTGGATGCCGAAATTGAACTGCAGCGTAAGAGCCTTGCGGGGAACACCGTGCTGCAGGATACGCTGCAAAAGCAGCGCGACTATGTGACCGCCTACAGCAACCGTCTTGAACATCAGCTTCAGCTGTTGCAGGAGGCCGTGAGCAGCAAGCGTCTCACACTATCGGAAAAAACGGCCGCCGAAACCGCCTCGCCGGAAGAGACCGCCCGTATTCAGGGCAACCCGCTGGTGAAGCAGGAGCTGGAAATTAACCACCAGCTAAGTCAGAAACTGATTACCGCCACTGAAAGCGGCAACCAGCTGGTGCAGCAAAATATTAAGGTGAAAACCTGGCTTGACCGCGCCCTGCAGTCTGAACGTAACGTGAAAGAGCAAATTGCCGTACTGAAGGGGAGCCTGCTGCTGTCGCGTATTCTCTACCAGCAGCAGCAGACGCTACCGTCGGCCGACGAGCTGGAGGATATGACCACCCGCATCGCCGACCTGCGTCTTGAGCAGTTTGAGATCAACCAGCAGCGTGATGCCCTGTTCCAGAGCGACGATTTCGTTGCGAAGCTGGAAGAGGGGCACAGCAGCGAAGTCGACAGCGAAGTGCACGACGCGCTGCTGCAAATTGTTGATGCGCGCCGCGAGATGCTCGACCTGATCAACAAGCAGTTGGGTAGCCAACTGATGATGGCCATCAACCTGCAAATTAACCAACAGCAGTTGATGAGCGTATCGAAAAGCCTGAAATCAATCCTTACCCAGCAAATCTTCTGGGTAAACAGCAACAAACCGATGGACTGGGACTGGATTAAATCGTTCCCGGAAGCGCTGAAAGATCAGTTTAAGTCGATGAAAATCACCGTCAACTGGGAGAAAGCGTGGCCCGCGGTGTTTATCGCCTTCCTCGCGGGGCTGCCGCTGTTGCTGATTGCCGGGCTGATACGCTGGCGGCTACAGTGGCTGCGCAATTACCAGGATAAGCTGGGCGACCAGGTGGGTAATCTGCGTAACGATAGCCAGATGCACACGCCAAAGGCCATCTTCATCGATCTTATTCGCGCGCTGCCTGTGGTGCTGCTGATTCTGGCGGTCGGCCTGATCCTGCTGACCATGCAGCTCAATATCAGCGCACTGCTGTGGGCGTTTTCGAAAAAACTGGCCATGTACTGGCTGGTGTTCGGTCTGTGCTGGAAAGTGCTGGAGAAAAACGGCGTGGCCGTGCGGCACTTTAATATGCCAGAGCAGCTCACCAGCCACTGGCGTCGTCAAATTGTGCGTATCAGCCTGGCGCTGCTGCCGCTGCATTTCTGGTCAGTGGTGTCTGAACTTTCGCCGCTGAACCTGATGGACGATGTGCTGGGGCAGTTTGTTATTCTGCTTAACCTGCTGGTGATTACGGCACTGATGTGGCCAATGTGCCGCGAAAGCTGGCGTGACAAAGAGTCGCATAGCCTGCGTCTGATCACCATGACCGTGCTGGCGCTGGTGCCAGTGGGGCTGATGGTGCTGACCGCCACCGGCTACTTCTATACCACCCTGCGTCTGTCCGGTCGTTGGATTGAAACCGTCTACCTGGTTATTTTCTGGAACCTGCTGTACCAGACGGTTCTGCGCGGATTAAGCGTGGCGGCGCGTCGTATCGCCTATCGCCGCGCGGTCGCCCGTCGTCAGAATCTGGTGAAGGAAGGGGCCGAAGGGGCCGAACCGCAGGAAGAACCCGCGATTGCCCTGGAGCAGATCAACCAGCAGACGCTGCGTATCACCATGCTGGTGATGGTGGCGCTGTTTGGCGTGATGTTCTGGGCCATCTGGTCTGACTTAATCACCGTCTTTAGCTACCTCGACAGCATCACCCTGTGGCACTACAACGGCACCGAGGCCGGGGCCAGCGTGGTGAAAAATGTCACCATGGGCAGTTTGCTGTTTGCCATTATCGCTTCAATGGTCGCCTGGGCGTTGATTTGTAACTTACCGGGTCTGCTGGAAGTGCTGGTGCTCTCACGGCTGAATATGCGTCAGGGGGCGTCGTATGCCATCACCACGATCCTGAACTACGTGATTATCGCCGTGGGCGCAATGACCGTATTCGGCTCGTTGGGGGTATCGTGGGATAAACTGCAATGGCTGGCCGCCGCGCTGTCGGTTGGTTTAGGTTTCGGCCTGCAGGAGATTTTCGGTAACTTTGTGTCCGGCCTGATTATTCTGTTCGAACGCCCGGTACGTATTGGCGATACCGTGACCATTGGCACCTTCTCCGGGACGGTTAGCAAGATCCGTATTCGCGCGACCACCATCACCGACTTTGACCGTAAAGAAGTGATCATCCCGAACAAGGCCTTCGTCACCGAACGGCTGATCAACTGGTCTCTGAGCGATACCATCACCCGCGTGGTGATCCGTCTTGGCGTGGCCTACGGATCGGATCTGACCAAGGTGAAAGAGGTGCTGCTCAAAGCGGCGATGGAACATCCGAAAGTGATGCACGATCCGGAGCCTTCGGTGTTCTTTACCGCCTTCGGCGCCAGCACCCTCGATCACGAACTGCGTCTGTACGTACGTGAACTGCGCGATCGCAGCTACACCGTTGACGAACTGAACCGCACAATCGACCGTCTGTGCCGCGAAAACGACATCAACATTGCCTTTAACCAGCTGGAAGTGCACCTGCACAACGAGAAGGGCGATGAAGTGACGGAAGTGAAGCGCGACAGTAAAAATGACGGCAAAGACTTGATTGCTGATTAA